The following are encoded together in the Actinoplanes sp. N902-109 genome:
- a CDS encoding WXG100 family type VII secretion target, protein MSTNPLIARPHDSTTWSTGLGLVEDATDITNGIRSNSWVDGTLGGVGASLDMLSLAVDPLGSLVSWGVAWLMEHVKPLEQALDWLAGNADEVAAHAATWANVAAFTDQARQEYADRLSTEVSTWFGASGDAYRAHVTDQIQVLSGLATAAQGISYAVEGAGLLVSLVRGIVRDLIADFIGTLAARLPQWLAEEGITLGVATPVVIGQVSALVAKWVDKIQHFVRALLASLRRLHPMLDDLADILTKLSRRTEDLAGPDPATSAASEFRPGFPSGSEFVDDTDDFSERAAEAYRRFRNSPEDSVLAAANTGLDPQAVEVARQNLFVQQHEVTTGPDRVEYGYFTPQDRIADLWEGATQGTLSATGRVRFRSLVSHEYVENKLMEAGLPFRSALPEAFDADGAALFSPRFPGAHNVAPHEHRPQDPLAHWRLLGLDPSGLTIADDLSNLDDVVAAALRGLGG, encoded by the coding sequence GTGAGCACCAACCCGCTGATCGCTCGACCGCACGACTCGACCACCTGGTCCACCGGCCTGGGCCTGGTCGAGGACGCCACCGACATCACCAACGGCATCCGCAGCAACAGCTGGGTCGACGGCACCCTCGGCGGCGTCGGCGCGTCCCTCGACATGCTCTCCCTGGCCGTTGATCCGCTCGGCAGCTTGGTCTCCTGGGGCGTCGCCTGGCTGATGGAACACGTCAAGCCGCTCGAGCAGGCCCTCGACTGGCTGGCCGGCAACGCCGACGAGGTGGCCGCCCACGCCGCCACCTGGGCCAACGTCGCGGCCTTCACCGACCAGGCCCGCCAGGAGTACGCCGACCGGCTGAGCACCGAGGTCTCCACCTGGTTCGGCGCCTCGGGCGACGCCTACCGGGCCCACGTCACCGACCAGATCCAGGTGCTCTCCGGTCTGGCCACGGCCGCCCAGGGCATCTCCTACGCCGTCGAGGGCGCGGGCCTGCTGGTGTCGTTGGTCCGCGGCATCGTCCGCGACCTGATCGCCGACTTCATCGGCACGCTGGCCGCCCGGCTGCCGCAATGGCTGGCCGAGGAGGGCATCACCCTGGGCGTGGCCACGCCGGTGGTGATCGGGCAGGTCTCCGCCCTGGTCGCCAAGTGGGTCGACAAGATCCAGCACTTCGTCCGAGCCCTGCTCGCCAGCCTGCGACGCCTGCACCCGATGCTCGACGACCTCGCCGACATCCTCACCAAGCTGAGCCGCCGCACTGAGGACCTCGCCGGCCCGGACCCTGCCACGTCCGCGGCGAGTGAATTCCGCCCGGGCTTCCCCTCCGGCTCCGAATTCGTCGACGACACCGACGACTTCTCCGAACGAGCCGCCGAGGCGTACCGCCGCTTCCGCAACAGCCCCGAGGATTCGGTCCTCGCCGCAGCGAACACCGGTCTCGATCCTCAAGCCGTCGAGGTCGCACGGCAGAATCTCTTCGTGCAGCAGCACGAGGTCACCACGGGTCCGGACCGGGTCGAGTACGGCTATTTCACGCCTCAGGACCGCATCGCCGACCTGTGGGAGGGAGCGACGCAAGGAACCCTGAGCGCAACCGGCCGGGTCCGGTTCCGGAGCCTCGTGTCGCATGAGTACGTCGAGAACAAATTGATGGAAGCAGGGCTCCCCTTTCGTTCTGCACTCCCCGAAGCTTTCGACGCGGACGGGGCGGCTTTGTTCAGCCCGCGTTTCCCAGGAGCTCACAATGTGGCCCCGCACGAGCATCGTCCGCAGGATCCTCTTGCGCACTGGCGCCTGCTGGGCCTCGACCCGTCCGGTTTGACGATCGCCGACGACCTCTCGAACCTGGATGATGTCGTTGCCGCGGCTCTGCGAGGATTGGGCGGATGA
- a CDS encoding shikimate dehydrogenase: MSTHSGRKAAVLGKPIAHSLSPVIHAAGFAAAGLFDWSYTAIECAETELPQLVAGLGAEWAGLSLTMPLKETALTLAAHATPVALAIGAANTLVRQDDGSWHADNTDVPGMLRVLHDAGLTRSEPAIAVLGGGGTARAALAAAAALSTTEVRVVTRRPEALDELQPAAEALKIELTGVPWADAPAVFDADAIISTVPKGVTDTLVTRITWRPGTVLFDALYDPWPTPLAAAAGAHGVRVVSGLDLLLAQAFGQFEQFTGVTPAPERAMREALTAAARVR; encoded by the coding sequence GTGTCGACACACTCCGGCCGCAAGGCAGCGGTCCTGGGCAAGCCGATCGCGCACTCGCTGTCCCCGGTCATCCACGCGGCGGGTTTCGCCGCGGCCGGCCTGTTCGACTGGAGCTACACCGCGATCGAGTGCGCCGAGACCGAGTTGCCGCAGCTGGTGGCCGGTCTCGGCGCCGAGTGGGCCGGCCTGTCGCTGACCATGCCGCTCAAGGAAACCGCCCTGACGCTGGCCGCGCACGCCACCCCGGTCGCGCTGGCGATCGGGGCCGCCAACACTCTGGTACGCCAGGACGACGGCTCCTGGCACGCCGACAACACCGACGTCCCCGGCATGCTCCGGGTGCTGCACGACGCCGGTCTCACCCGGTCCGAGCCGGCGATCGCGGTGCTCGGCGGCGGCGGCACCGCCCGCGCTGCCCTGGCCGCGGCGGCCGCGCTGAGCACCACCGAGGTCCGGGTGGTCACCCGCCGCCCCGAGGCCCTCGACGAACTCCAGCCCGCCGCCGAAGCACTGAAGATCGAGCTCACCGGCGTCCCCTGGGCCGACGCGCCGGCCGTGTTCGACGCCGACGCCATCATCTCCACGGTCCCCAAGGGCGTGACCGACACCCTGGTCACCCGCATCACCTGGCGCCCCGGCACGGTCCTCTTCGACGCCCTGTACGACCCCTGGCCCACGCCTCTCGCCGCGGCGGCGGGCGCCCACGGCGTACGGGTGGTCTCCGGTCTGGATCTCCTGCTCGCCCAAGCCTTCGGCCAGTTCGAGCAGTTCACCGGGGTGACCCCGGCCCCGGAACGCGCCATGCGTGAAGCCCTGACCGCAGCCGCCCGCGTCCGCTGA
- the mltG gene encoding endolytic transglycosylase MltG: protein MIDELDLAFDEQAERGKPRHRRGARGAKGGRGKTGIAFLMAFVLLGVLGVGGYLGYEKVKGFFTAADYDGAGGEAVQVTIADNATLTDIGNTLVGADVVKSTAAFTEAADANPKGKNIQSGTYNLKKQMSGKAAVELLLDPKSRVTNGVTFAEGLTSFQIYDKLAKATGLKVADFKAAAKDPEALGIPDFWFNRTDGQKVTKSVEGFLFPDTYEFPPKGTAESYLKIMIEHFMKVAEDTDFVKKAESDRHISPYEVLTVASLSQKEAGNTADLGKVSRVAYNRLYVQKPPMPLEYDVGINYYYALTGRPTKTSGQMTTEELRDPKNPYRLHGKAGLTPTPISNPGKAALEGALEPPAGNWLYFVAIDKQKHSAFTNDYQQHLKNIETAKKNGVL from the coding sequence ATGATCGACGAGCTGGACCTGGCGTTTGACGAGCAGGCCGAGCGCGGTAAACCTCGCCATCGGCGCGGCGCCCGGGGCGCCAAGGGTGGCCGGGGCAAGACCGGCATCGCGTTCCTCATGGCGTTCGTGTTGCTCGGCGTGCTCGGCGTCGGTGGTTACCTGGGCTACGAGAAGGTCAAGGGCTTCTTCACCGCGGCCGACTACGACGGAGCCGGCGGCGAGGCGGTGCAGGTGACGATCGCGGACAACGCGACGCTCACCGACATCGGCAACACCCTGGTCGGTGCGGATGTGGTGAAGAGCACCGCGGCGTTCACCGAGGCCGCGGATGCCAATCCCAAGGGCAAGAACATCCAATCCGGCACGTACAACCTGAAGAAGCAGATGTCGGGCAAAGCGGCCGTGGAGTTGCTGCTCGACCCCAAGTCGCGGGTCACCAACGGGGTCACGTTCGCCGAGGGCCTGACGTCGTTCCAGATCTACGACAAGCTCGCCAAGGCCACCGGTCTCAAGGTCGCCGACTTCAAGGCCGCCGCCAAGGACCCCGAGGCGCTGGGCATCCCGGACTTCTGGTTCAACCGTACGGACGGGCAGAAGGTCACGAAGTCCGTCGAGGGATTCCTGTTCCCGGACACGTACGAGTTCCCGCCCAAGGGCACCGCGGAGTCGTACCTCAAGATCATGATCGAGCACTTCATGAAGGTCGCCGAGGACACCGACTTCGTGAAGAAGGCCGAGAGCGACCGGCACATCAGCCCGTACGAGGTGCTCACCGTGGCGTCGCTGTCGCAGAAGGAAGCCGGCAACACCGCCGACCTGGGCAAGGTTTCGCGGGTCGCCTACAACCGGCTCTACGTGCAGAAGCCGCCGATGCCGCTGGAGTACGACGTCGGCATCAACTACTACTACGCGCTCACCGGCCGCCCCACGAAGACGTCCGGGCAGATGACCACGGAAGAGCTGCGCGACCCGAAGAACCCCTACCGGCTGCACGGCAAGGCGGGCCTCACGCCCACCCCGATCAGCAACCCCGGCAAGGCGGCGCTGGAGGGCGCCCTCGAGCCCCCGGCGGGCAACTGGCTGTACTTCGTGGCGATCGACAAGCAGAAGCACTCGGCGTTCACGAACGACTACCAGCAGCACTTGAAGAACATCGAGACGGCGAAGAAGAACGGCGTGCTGTAG
- the ruvX gene encoding Holliday junction resolvase RuvX: protein MSALPRGRRLGVDVGKVRVGVALSDPDGILATPLVTVPRDMGAAPDVVPRDIAELVRLVGEHEVVQIVVGLPVRLNGREGDAAIDIRAYAGRLEDAVGNVPIVLADERMSTVVASRRLAERGVRGKRQRAVVDQAAAVEILQSWLDAQRRQTR, encoded by the coding sequence ATGAGCGCACTGCCGCGGGGTAGGCGGCTGGGCGTGGATGTCGGTAAGGTGCGCGTCGGGGTCGCACTCAGTGACCCCGACGGGATCCTGGCCACCCCCCTGGTCACGGTGCCCCGTGACATGGGGGCGGCGCCGGACGTCGTCCCCCGCGACATAGCCGAGCTCGTTCGCCTCGTGGGGGAGCACGAGGTGGTGCAGATCGTTGTCGGCCTCCCCGTACGTCTCAACGGGCGTGAGGGGGATGCCGCGATTGACATTCGTGCGTACGCTGGTCGGCTGGAAGATGCGGTTGGGAACGTTCCCATCGTGCTGGCGGACGAGCGGATGTCGACCGTTGTCGCCTCCCGCCGGCTTGCCGAGCGGGGTGTGCGGGGCAAACGACAACGGGCAGTCGTCGATCAGGCGGCTGCCGTGGAGATCCTGCAGAGCTGGCTGGACGCACAGCGGAGGCAGACGAGATGA
- the alaS gene encoding alanine--tRNA ligase — MKTAEIKRRFLAHFEANGHTVVPSAPLPAIDDPNLLFINAGMVQFVPFFLGQRTPPYERAVSVQKCIRTPDIDEVGKTSRHGTFFQMNGNFSFGNYFKADAIRLAWELSTNPVEQGGFGLDPERIWPTVYLDDDEAFGMWQAIGVPAERIVRRGKKDNWWHMGIPGPGGTCSELFYDRGPEYGKEGGPEVDEDRYMEFWNLVFMQYEITDVKNKENFTIVGDLPKKNIDTGMGLERVASILQGVDNLYEIDEVKPILSRAAELTGKVYGANPSHVAGESHPDDVRLRVIADHVRTALMLIGDGVTPSNEGRGYVLRRIMRRAIRSMRLLGWEAPALPELLPVARDCMAPSYPELAEDFERISKYAYAEEEAFLSTLRAGETILDTAITETKGTGGSRLAGDKAFQLHDTYGFPIDLTLEIAAEQGLQVDQEGFRRLMADQRSRAKADAAARKTGHADLSAYRSVLDAGGPVEFTGYQEVSRESRVRALLGSGGTSVAAAGEGDYVELVLDTTPFYAEGGGQQADTGLINVGGGQVEVVDVQQPLPGLIVHKARVVRGEVRAGEAGFAEIDVTRRKAISRSHTATHLIHQTMRAFLGESATQAGSLNAPGRLRFDFNTPGAVSPGVLHDVEQQVNEVLLRDLEVHAFVTSQEEARRLGAMALFGEKYGDEVRVVEVGDYARELCGGTHVARSGQLGLVKILNESSIGSGVRRVEALVGIDAFGFLAKEHLLVTRLAELFRVPGDQVADRVEQTVTALRDAEKELEKMRAQMVLGGAGALADQARDLRGVAYVGTEAPEGAATNDVRTLAQEIRGKIDVGRPAVVAVAARSNGKASLIVAVNPAAKGRGLSASDLVKGALSGRGGGNADLAQGGGVPADQVPALLAAVEKAVGETA; from the coding sequence ATGAAGACGGCGGAGATCAAGCGGCGCTTCCTGGCGCATTTCGAGGCCAACGGGCACACGGTCGTGCCGAGCGCTCCGCTGCCCGCCATCGACGACCCCAACCTGCTGTTCATCAACGCCGGCATGGTGCAGTTCGTCCCGTTCTTCCTGGGCCAGCGCACCCCGCCGTACGAGCGTGCGGTCTCGGTGCAGAAGTGCATCCGGACGCCGGACATCGACGAGGTCGGCAAGACCAGCCGGCACGGCACGTTCTTCCAGATGAACGGCAACTTCTCGTTCGGCAATTATTTCAAGGCCGACGCCATCCGGCTGGCCTGGGAGCTGTCCACCAACCCGGTCGAGCAGGGCGGGTTCGGGCTCGACCCGGAGCGGATCTGGCCGACCGTCTACCTCGACGACGACGAGGCGTTCGGCATGTGGCAGGCGATCGGCGTGCCGGCCGAGCGGATCGTGCGCCGGGGCAAGAAGGACAACTGGTGGCACATGGGCATCCCGGGCCCCGGTGGCACCTGCTCCGAGCTGTTCTACGACCGCGGGCCGGAGTACGGCAAGGAGGGCGGTCCGGAGGTCGACGAGGACCGCTACATGGAGTTCTGGAACCTCGTCTTCATGCAGTACGAGATCACCGACGTGAAGAACAAGGAGAACTTCACGATCGTCGGTGACCTGCCCAAGAAGAACATCGACACGGGCATGGGTCTCGAGCGGGTCGCGTCGATCCTGCAGGGCGTCGACAACCTGTACGAGATCGACGAGGTCAAGCCGATCCTGTCGCGCGCGGCCGAGCTGACCGGCAAGGTGTACGGCGCCAACCCGAGCCACGTGGCCGGCGAGTCGCACCCCGACGACGTCCGGCTGCGGGTGATCGCGGACCACGTGCGCACCGCGCTGATGCTCATCGGCGACGGCGTGACGCCCAGCAACGAGGGCCGCGGCTACGTGCTGCGCCGGATCATGCGCCGCGCGATCCGGTCGATGCGGCTGCTGGGCTGGGAGGCGCCGGCGCTGCCCGAGCTGCTCCCGGTGGCGCGCGACTGCATGGCGCCGTCCTACCCCGAGCTGGCCGAGGACTTCGAGCGCATCTCCAAGTACGCGTACGCCGAGGAGGAGGCGTTCCTCTCGACGCTGCGCGCGGGTGAGACGATCCTCGACACCGCGATCACCGAGACCAAGGGCACCGGCGGCAGCCGGCTGGCCGGGGACAAGGCGTTCCAGCTGCACGACACGTACGGCTTCCCGATCGACCTGACCCTGGAGATCGCGGCCGAACAGGGCCTGCAGGTCGACCAGGAGGGCTTCCGGCGGCTGATGGCCGACCAGCGGTCCCGCGCGAAGGCGGACGCCGCCGCGCGCAAGACCGGCCACGCGGACCTGTCGGCCTACCGCTCGGTGCTCGACGCCGGTGGTCCGGTCGAGTTCACCGGCTACCAGGAGGTCAGCCGGGAGTCGCGGGTGCGGGCGCTGCTCGGCTCGGGCGGCACCAGCGTGGCGGCGGCGGGCGAGGGCGACTACGTCGAGCTGGTGCTGGACACCACGCCGTTCTACGCCGAGGGTGGTGGCCAGCAGGCCGACACCGGCCTGATCAACGTCGGTGGCGGCCAGGTCGAGGTCGTCGACGTGCAGCAGCCGCTGCCGGGCCTGATCGTGCACAAGGCCCGGGTGGTCCGGGGTGAGGTGCGCGCGGGCGAGGCCGGTTTCGCCGAGATCGACGTGACCCGGCGCAAGGCGATCTCGCGGTCGCACACCGCGACCCATCTGATCCACCAGACCATGCGGGCGTTCCTCGGCGAGTCGGCCACCCAGGCGGGTTCGCTGAACGCGCCCGGCCGGTTGCGCTTCGACTTCAACACCCCGGGCGCGGTGTCGCCGGGCGTGCTGCACGACGTCGAGCAGCAGGTCAACGAGGTGCTGCTGCGGGACCTCGAAGTGCATGCGTTCGTCACCTCGCAGGAGGAGGCGCGCCGGCTCGGCGCGATGGCCCTGTTCGGGGAGAAGTACGGCGACGAGGTCCGGGTGGTTGAAGTCGGCGACTACGCGCGTGAACTCTGTGGTGGCACGCACGTGGCCCGCTCCGGCCAGCTGGGCCTGGTGAAGATCCTCAACGAGTCGTCGATCGGCTCCGGCGTGCGCCGGGTCGAGGCGCTGGTCGGCATCGACGCCTTCGGCTTCCTGGCCAAGGAGCACCTGCTGGTGACCCGGCTCGCGGAGCTGTTCCGGGTGCCCGGCGACCAGGTCGCCGACCGGGTCGAGCAGACCGTCACGGCGTTGCGCGACGCCGAGAAGGAACTCGAGAAGATGCGCGCCCAGATGGTGCTCGGCGGGGCCGGTGCGCTTGCCGACCAGGCCCGGGATCTGCGCGGTGTGGCGTACGTCGGCACCGAAGCTCCCGAGGGCGCGGCGACCAACGATGTGCGTACCCTTGCCCAGGAGATCCGGGGCAAGATCGACGTCGGCCGTCCGGCGGTGGTCGCGGTCGCGGCCCGGTCCAACGGCAAGGCGTCACTGATCGTGGCCGTCAACCCGGCCGCCAAGGGCCGCGGGTTGTCCGCGTCCGACCTGGTCAAGGGCGCCCTGTCCGGCCGGGGTGGCGGCAACGCCGACCTGGCGCAGGGCGGCGGGGTGCCCGCTGACCAGGTCCCGGCGCTGCTGGCGGCGGTGGAGAAGGCGGTCGGCGAGACCGCCTGA
- a CDS encoding DUF948 domain-containing protein, with the protein MDAGEIAGLIAAGAFLMLVFVLAVPILRLRRTVDAATQAINDLNDRTGPLLAEVTGTVQNVNVVLQQSQVTLDGVNVQLAKVDNITEHAQNVSANVANLATVVSAAAANPLVKVASFGYGLRKAAAARRHAEDEREVRATLKRRRKATRAN; encoded by the coding sequence ATGGACGCCGGAGAAATCGCAGGCCTGATCGCGGCGGGCGCGTTCCTGATGCTCGTGTTCGTGCTCGCGGTTCCCATCCTGCGGTTGCGCCGCACGGTGGACGCCGCCACCCAGGCCATCAACGACCTGAACGACCGGACCGGGCCGCTGCTGGCCGAGGTCACCGGCACGGTGCAGAACGTCAACGTGGTGCTGCAGCAGTCCCAGGTCACCCTGGATGGTGTGAACGTGCAGCTGGCCAAGGTCGACAACATCACCGAGCACGCCCAGAACGTCAGCGCCAACGTCGCCAACCTGGCCACCGTGGTGTCGGCCGCCGCCGCCAACCCGCTGGTCAAGGTTGCCTCGTTCGGGTACGGCCTGCGCAAGGCCGCCGCCGCCCGCCGGCACGCCGAGGACGAGCGTGAGGTCCGGGCCACCCTGAAGCGCCGCCGCAAGGCCACTCGCGCCAACTGA
- a CDS encoding replication-associated recombination protein A — MEFDGLFSLTEPGAVRTAAPAGAESGLSAPDAGSPLPVRMRPASLDELVGQQHLLAPGAPLRQLVTGSSPMSVILWGPPGTGKTTIAHLVAGATDRKFVAMSALTAGVKDVRAVIDTARRERRAGGPPTVLFIDEVHRFSKTQQDSLLAAVEDRTVTLLAATTENPYFSVISPLLSRCVLLTLKGLDEEDVRRLVRRAVTDERGLGGQVTLTPEAEDHLVRLAAGDVRKALTALEAAAGSAQAQGAAEIDLATAEKAVDVAAVRYDRDGDAHYDVISAFIKSMRGSDPDAALHWLARMLVAGEDPRFIARRIVIFASEDVGMADPQALLIATAAAQAVQSVGLPEAGLNLAQAVVHMATAPKSNAVTTAISAAMADVRAGRGGAVPAHLRDAHYAGSKGLGHGRGYRYPHDDPKGVVRQQYVPDDLTGTEYYQPTDHGAERAMADRLPLLRRIVRGTPLPSGAASAGGAASAGGASAGGAAPAGGAASAGGAAGAAAAGAAPGRAGAGKAQGASGEAPEDDDSGGDAGEDQP; from the coding sequence ATGGAATTCGACGGACTCTTCTCCCTGACCGAGCCGGGTGCCGTGCGCACCGCGGCGCCGGCCGGCGCGGAGTCCGGCCTCAGCGCGCCCGACGCCGGCTCCCCGCTGCCCGTGCGGATGCGTCCGGCCAGTCTCGACGAGCTCGTCGGCCAGCAACACCTGCTCGCCCCCGGTGCGCCGCTGCGCCAGCTGGTCACCGGCAGCAGCCCGATGTCGGTCATCCTGTGGGGCCCGCCCGGCACCGGCAAGACCACGATCGCGCACCTCGTCGCCGGGGCCACCGACCGCAAGTTCGTCGCCATGTCCGCGCTGACCGCCGGGGTCAAGGACGTCCGCGCGGTGATCGACACCGCCCGCCGCGAGCGCCGCGCCGGTGGCCCGCCCACGGTGCTGTTCATCGACGAGGTCCACCGGTTCAGCAAGACCCAGCAGGACTCCCTGCTCGCCGCGGTCGAGGACCGCACCGTCACGCTGCTCGCCGCCACCACCGAGAATCCCTACTTCTCGGTGATCTCGCCGCTGCTCTCGCGCTGCGTGCTGCTCACCCTCAAGGGCCTCGACGAGGAGGACGTGCGCCGGCTCGTCCGCCGCGCGGTCACCGACGAGCGTGGGCTGGGTGGTCAGGTCACTCTCACCCCCGAGGCCGAGGACCATCTGGTACGGCTGGCAGCGGGCGACGTACGGAAAGCACTGACCGCGCTCGAAGCAGCCGCAGGGTCGGCACAGGCCCAGGGCGCCGCCGAGATCGACCTGGCCACCGCGGAGAAGGCGGTCGACGTGGCGGCCGTGCGCTACGACCGCGACGGCGACGCGCACTACGACGTGATCAGCGCGTTCATCAAGAGCATGCGCGGCTCCGACCCGGACGCGGCGCTGCACTGGCTGGCCCGCATGCTGGTGGCCGGCGAGGACCCGCGCTTCATCGCCCGCCGCATCGTCATCTTCGCCAGCGAGGACGTCGGCATGGCCGACCCGCAGGCGCTGCTGATCGCCACGGCAGCCGCTCAGGCGGTGCAGTCGGTCGGCCTGCCCGAGGCGGGGCTCAACCTCGCCCAGGCCGTCGTGCACATGGCCACCGCCCCCAAGTCCAACGCCGTCACCACCGCCATCTCGGCCGCCATGGCCGACGTCCGCGCCGGTCGCGGCGGCGCCGTGCCCGCCCACCTGCGCGACGCCCACTACGCCGGCAGCAAAGGCCTGGGCCACGGTCGCGGCTACCGCTACCCCCACGACGACCCCAAGGGCGTTGTCAGACAGCAGTACGTGCCGGATGATCTCACCGGCACGGAGTACTACCAGCCCACCGACCACGGCGCCGAACGAGCGATGGCCGACCGCTTGCCCCTGCTCCGCCGGATCGTCCGCGGCACGCCCCTCCCCAGCGGCGCTGCGTCGGCCGGTGGTGCTGCTTCGGCTGGTGGTGCTTCGGCCGGTGGTGCTGCTCCGGCTGGTGGTGCTGCTTCGGCCGGTGGTGCTGCGGGTGCGGCGGCGGCGGGTGCGGCTCCGGGCCGGGCCGGGGCGGGGAAGGCTCAAGGCGCCTCGGGTGAGGCGCCGGAGGACGATGACAGCGGCGGCGACGCCGGAGAGGACCAGCCGTGA
- a CDS encoding MFS transporter: protein MTGRFLFLVALRWLPVGFIIPISALLPLDRGLSLAQYGSAAALQGIVVMFLELPTGGLSDALGRRPVLLLAGAVEIVALSLLTVADTVAMFVVFYALQGIYRALDSGPLEAWYVDHALAADEGADIETGLGRSGAVLGVAVGAGALLSGGAIALGSIDVPVYIALGLQVVSLVAVATLMTEDRPARGVGALLASVRGVPAAIAGAVGLLRRSRVIVALVGVELFWGFGMVAFETLTPVRLADVLGDADRASSLMGPVGSAGWLVSAAGAALVPLLSRRIGAPWTGFVLRVAQGATVLMMALLAGPVGVIAGYLLCYSVHGASGAVHNGLLHRQVEGPYRASLLSLNSMVAQPAGALGMVTLTALASATSLVVSLLTGAAVLAAAAPLYLVARRRTARQPVCAGPPEG from the coding sequence GTGACCGGGCGCTTCCTGTTCCTCGTCGCGCTGCGCTGGCTGCCGGTCGGCTTCATCATCCCGATCAGTGCGCTGCTGCCGCTGGACCGCGGGCTGTCGCTGGCCCAGTACGGCTCGGCTGCCGCGCTGCAGGGCATCGTCGTGATGTTCCTCGAGCTGCCGACCGGCGGGCTGTCCGACGCGCTGGGCCGGCGCCCGGTGCTGCTGCTGGCCGGTGCCGTCGAGATCGTGGCGCTGTCGCTGCTGACCGTGGCCGACACCGTCGCCATGTTCGTCGTCTTCTACGCGTTGCAGGGCATCTACCGGGCGCTCGACAGTGGACCGCTCGAAGCCTGGTACGTCGACCACGCGCTGGCCGCGGACGAGGGCGCCGACATCGAGACCGGCCTGGGTCGCAGCGGTGCGGTGCTCGGCGTCGCAGTCGGTGCCGGTGCGCTGCTCTCCGGTGGTGCCATCGCGCTCGGCTCGATCGACGTGCCCGTCTACATCGCCCTGGGGCTGCAGGTTGTCTCGCTCGTCGCGGTCGCCACGCTGATGACCGAGGACCGTCCGGCTCGGGGGGTGGGCGCGCTGCTTGCTTCCGTACGGGGGGTGCCCGCCGCCATCGCCGGTGCCGTCGGCCTGCTGCGCCGCTCGCGGGTGATCGTGGCGCTGGTCGGCGTCGAACTGTTCTGGGGCTTCGGCATGGTGGCGTTCGAGACGCTGACCCCGGTGCGGCTGGCCGACGTGCTGGGTGACGCCGATCGGGCCTCGTCGCTGATGGGCCCGGTGGGGTCGGCGGGCTGGCTGGTCTCGGCGGCCGGGGCGGCCCTGGTCCCGTTGCTCAGCCGGCGTATCGGTGCACCCTGGACCGGCTTCGTGCTGCGGGTGGCGCAGGGTGCCACGGTGCTGATGATGGCCCTGCTCGCCGGGCCGGTCGGCGTGATCGCCGGCTATCTGCTCTGCTACTCGGTGCACGGCGCGTCCGGGGCGGTCCACAACGGACTGCTGCACCGGCAGGTCGAGGGGCCGTACCGGGCCAGCCTGCTGTCGCTGAACTCGATGGTCGCCCAGCCGGCCGGGGCGCTGGGCATGGTCACGCTCACGGCGCTCGCCTCGGCGACCAGTCTGGTGGTGTCCCTGCTGACCGGCGCGGCGGTGCTGGCCGCCGCGGCGCCGCTCTATCTGGTCGCGCGGCGCAGAACGGCACGTCAACCGGTTTGCGCGGGACCACCCGAGGGGTAG
- a CDS encoding winged helix-turn-helix domain-containing protein — MSTSRVHLSPQQIRVLAHPLRSRLLGRLRLDGSATATRLAEALGTNTGATSYHLRRLAEVGLVVEEESAGRGRERWWRAAHEVSSWRRDAYADDPDATAAAEWMEGRQLAYLNERVESWRRAQPGEPEEWRAAADFSDAYLLLDPAQLRAMTAELDAVIERYRQAGPGPGARQVLCYLVAVPRVDS, encoded by the coding sequence ATGTCGACGTCTCGCGTGCATCTCAGCCCGCAGCAGATCCGGGTCCTCGCGCACCCGTTGCGCTCCCGGCTGCTCGGCCGGTTACGGCTCGACGGTTCGGCCACCGCGACCCGGCTCGCCGAGGCGCTCGGCACCAACACCGGCGCCACCAGCTATCACCTGCGCCGGCTGGCCGAGGTCGGGCTGGTCGTCGAGGAGGAGAGCGCCGGGCGCGGCCGGGAGCGCTGGTGGCGGGCCGCGCACGAGGTGAGCAGCTGGCGGCGTGACGCCTACGCCGACGACCCGGATGCGACCGCCGCGGCCGAGTGGATGGAGGGCAGGCAGCTGGCCTATCTCAACGAGCGCGTGGAGTCGTGGCGCCGGGCTCAGCCGGGTGAACCGGAGGAATGGCGCGCCGCCGCCGACTTCTCCGATGCCTATCTGCTGCTCGACCCGGCGCAACTGCGGGCGATGACCGCCGAGCTGGACGCGGTGATCGAGCGCTACCGGCAGGCCGGGCCGGGGCCCGGCGCCCGGCAGGTCCTCTGCTACCTGGTCGCCGTGCCGAGGGTCGACTCGTGA